In Propionimicrobium sp. PCR01-08-3, one DNA window encodes the following:
- a CDS encoding ABC-F family ATP-binding cassette domain-containing protein, whose translation MNSLPHFDGAASGTQLRIDGVSLSFPDRRVLTDISFVASAGERVGIIGENGSGKSTLLRIIAGLLAPDSGSVTATGPGGISPTIGLLHQEAPFRTNDTIAEALESAVAPARQVLQDMDRFAALMAEDPDDENAASGYAQALDDAERLSAWETDARIASMLAGLGLDDLSTDRPTGEISGGQRARLSLAWLLLSAPDVLLLDEPTNHLDDRATAYLRGVLLAWRGPVLLASHDRAFLDEAVTTLIDLDPAPVPHSVTGSLTGDGPGSGIGVTRFTGSYSEYLEARRLARRRWELQYRDEQAELKRLRAQVRDNHQVGHENWKPRTEVRGAAKFYSDRNATVVSRRVNDARSRLDDLEQRQIRRPPADLQFGGLTVGRSQGAAPHAGSSVPGARSESSRREFSGPVLAASDVAVAGRLASTSLTVSAAEKWLVTGPNGSGKSTLLKVLAGMLQPTGGSVNAPAGLRIGMLSQDVDLPDPVGRGDQRTVRQTYQDLVGEEIAERAQLSKFGLVSGRDENRPLAALSVGQQRRLALAVVLADPPDVLLLDEPTNHLSLLLVTELEAAIPGYPGAVVVASHDRWLRRNWTGLRLSLSGIE comes from the coding sequence ATGAACTCACTTCCCCACTTCGACGGCGCGGCTTCCGGCACCCAGCTACGTATCGACGGCGTTTCGCTTTCTTTTCCCGATCGCCGGGTGCTGACCGACATTTCGTTCGTGGCTTCCGCGGGTGAGCGCGTGGGCATCATCGGCGAGAACGGATCGGGCAAGTCCACCCTGCTGCGGATCATCGCCGGCTTGCTGGCACCGGACTCCGGATCGGTCACCGCTACCGGACCCGGCGGCATCTCCCCCACTATCGGTCTGTTGCATCAAGAGGCGCCCTTTCGCACCAACGACACGATCGCCGAGGCGCTCGAGTCAGCGGTTGCGCCGGCCCGCCAGGTTCTGCAGGACATGGATCGCTTTGCGGCACTCATGGCCGAAGATCCGGACGACGAGAATGCGGCGTCCGGCTATGCGCAGGCTTTGGACGATGCCGAGCGGCTGAGCGCCTGGGAGACCGACGCCCGCATCGCGTCCATGCTGGCCGGACTCGGCCTGGACGATCTGTCTACCGACCGCCCCACCGGTGAGATCTCCGGTGGCCAGCGCGCTCGCCTCTCGCTGGCGTGGCTGTTGCTGAGCGCCCCCGATGTCTTGCTGCTCGATGAGCCGACGAACCATCTGGACGACCGGGCGACCGCCTACCTGCGGGGTGTGCTGCTTGCTTGGCGCGGTCCGGTGTTGCTGGCCAGCCATGATCGCGCGTTCTTGGACGAAGCCGTCACCACCCTGATCGATCTCGATCCCGCTCCGGTCCCCCATTCGGTGACCGGCTCGCTGACCGGCGACGGCCCGGGCTCGGGCATCGGCGTGACCAGATTCACTGGCAGCTATTCCGAATATCTGGAGGCGCGGCGCCTCGCCAGACGGCGCTGGGAGCTGCAGTACCGCGACGAACAGGCCGAGCTGAAAAGGCTGCGGGCCCAGGTACGCGACAATCACCAGGTCGGCCACGAGAACTGGAAGCCGCGCACCGAGGTACGGGGCGCGGCCAAGTTCTATTCGGACCGCAATGCAACGGTGGTCTCCAGGCGGGTGAACGATGCCAGGTCGAGGCTGGACGATCTGGAACAGCGTCAGATCCGCAGACCACCGGCCGACCTTCAATTCGGTGGATTGACCGTGGGCCGGTCTCAAGGAGCGGCACCCCACGCCGGCTCGTCGGTTCCCGGCGCCCGGAGCGAGAGCTCCCGCCGCGAATTCAGTGGTCCGGTGCTGGCCGCCTCCGATGTCGCGGTCGCCGGGCGCCTCGCGTCCACGTCGCTGACCGTGAGCGCGGCAGAGAAATGGTTGGTGACCGGCCCGAATGGGTCGGGAAAATCAACGCTGCTGAAGGTGCTCGCGGGCATGCTCCAGCCCACGGGCGGTTCGGTGAATGCTCCTGCCGGATTGCGGATCGGGATGCTCAGCCAAGACGTGGACCTACCCGATCCGGTCGGGCGTGGCGACCAGCGCACAGTGCGGCAGACCTACCAGGATCTGGTCGGTGAGGAAATCGCTGAGCGCGCGCAGCTGTCGAAGTTCGGGTTGGTTTCCGGACGTGACGAGAACCGGCCTCTGGCCGCGTTGAGTGTCGGGCAACAGCGCCGGCTGGCACTGGCAGTGGTGCTGGCCGATCCGCCCGACGTCCTACTCCTGGACGAACCGACCAACCATCTCTCGTTGCTGCTGGTCACCGAACTCGAAGCGGCGATCCCCGGCTACCCGGGCGCGGTCGTGGTCGCGTCCCACGACAGATGGCTGCGCCGCAATTGGACTGGTCTGCGTCTTTCTTTATCAGGTATCGAATGA
- a CDS encoding nucleotidyl transferase AbiEii/AbiGii toxin family protein: MSDTTIQRGWRYEDHIPYATPDSLDDLRGPLSGLVEVGGHIDTSMRPIYDLADPEHRFVLYARVVRSGTSADQVSLLDRDTLIGLWPSLNLPHRCRQNMARQIPRARSFICQERVMRDFHRRLAEIALRAAESYGFVLAGGYAISSNGMGDRPSADVDLFTNQFQPDKFSEALDAVRRAFRDNQLEINDNFIGPLFADMKITDPRTGESRSRSHPTIRVRTPRRFSH; this comes from the coding sequence ATGAGTGACACGACCATCCAGCGCGGCTGGCGCTACGAAGATCACATTCCGTATGCGACACCGGATTCACTGGACGATCTGCGTGGCCCCTTGTCGGGCCTGGTCGAAGTCGGCGGCCATATCGACACGAGCATGCGCCCGATCTACGATCTGGCTGATCCTGAGCATCGCTTCGTTCTCTATGCCCGTGTTGTGCGTTCTGGCACCTCCGCCGATCAAGTCTCATTGTTGGATCGAGATACCCTCATCGGGCTTTGGCCATCCCTCAACCTGCCACACCGTTGTCGACAAAATATGGCAAGGCAAATTCCCAGAGCTCGCTCATTCATCTGTCAAGAGCGCGTAATGCGTGATTTTCACCGGCGCCTTGCGGAGATCGCCCTTCGTGCAGCAGAATCCTACGGCTTCGTGCTGGCAGGTGGATACGCGATCTCGTCCAATGGCATGGGTGACCGGCCGTCGGCCGATGTCGATCTCTTTACGAACCAGTTCCAGCCGGATAAGTTCTCTGAAGCACTTGACGCCGTCCGACGTGCATTTCGCGACAATCAGCTTGAGATCAATGACAACTTCATCGGCCCCTTGTTCGCCGATATGAAGATCACCGATCCCCGGACAGGTGAAAGTAGAAGCCGTTCGCACCCGACCATCCGCGTCCGCACACCAAGGCGGTTCAGCCACTAG
- a CDS encoding siderophore-interacting protein, which produces MGKRGVSGAIMRGLGAKDHAVTIVGKTTLAPDLVQVRMTSPTLLAHLDAGPTAWVRFWFPGTESAAREYQRGYTILNADTASGEFNVNFVLHEPAGPASAWAAKAKTGDTVQAMIYGSARFEMSGTLAAGYLIIGDSASMPAIGAIFEALPDGATIECYLEEHSSADHQIPLPDHPGATIHWVPRQSKESLARTIVARDYSGWYAWIAPEAGSLKALRPRLKNEFGFDKTNSHVQAYWSEGRTMGSERGTR; this is translated from the coding sequence ATGGGCAAGCGCGGGGTTTCGGGCGCGATCATGCGCGGGTTGGGCGCGAAGGATCACGCCGTGACCATCGTCGGCAAAACCACGCTCGCGCCTGACCTCGTCCAAGTTCGAATGACCTCACCGACGCTGCTGGCGCATCTGGACGCCGGACCCACCGCGTGGGTGCGCTTTTGGTTTCCGGGCACGGAATCCGCAGCACGTGAATACCAGCGCGGCTACACGATCCTCAACGCCGATACGGCAAGCGGCGAATTCAACGTGAACTTTGTCTTACATGAGCCTGCGGGCCCGGCTTCTGCTTGGGCGGCGAAGGCCAAGACCGGAGACACCGTGCAAGCGATGATCTACGGATCGGCGCGATTTGAGATGTCTGGCACCCTTGCGGCTGGTTATCTGATCATTGGCGATTCGGCCTCCATGCCCGCCATCGGAGCCATTTTCGAAGCACTTCCCGACGGGGCCACCATCGAGTGCTACCTCGAAGAACATAGCTCTGCCGATCACCAGATTCCGTTGCCCGATCATCCCGGCGCGACTATTCATTGGGTGCCGAGGCAGAGCAAGGAATCATTGGCCCGCACGATTGTGGCACGTGATTACAGCGGCTGGTATGCCTGGATCGCCCCAGAGGCAGGATCGCTCAAGGCGCTTCGCCCGCGCCTGAAGAACGAGTTCGGCTTCGACAAGACGAACTCGCACGTGCAGGCCTATTGGTCCGAAGGCCGGACGATGGGCTCGGAGCGCGGAACAAGGTAG
- a CDS encoding glutamine amidotransferase, which produces MPDTDVVTLHALAIRHLAFEDLGLIGPLLQARGFRVDYLEAGIDPITTEAVLTPDLVVVLGGPIGVYETDAYPFLTAEKDAIAARLEARRPTVGVCLGAQLMAAALGAPVTSTGRKEIGYAPLQLTAAGLDSPLAALAGRPVLHWHGDEFAIPEGAVRLAETPGFPNQAFALDDYALGLQFHIEADYRRIEQWLIGHANELASSGIDPRQIRADAANFGPELAQAATQVINTWLGESARG; this is translated from the coding sequence GTGCCCGATACTGACGTGGTGACGTTACATGCACTCGCGATTCGGCACCTCGCCTTCGAAGACCTCGGTTTGATCGGCCCGCTCTTGCAGGCGCGCGGATTCCGGGTTGACTACTTGGAGGCAGGCATCGACCCAATCACCACCGAAGCAGTGTTGACACCAGATCTGGTTGTCGTGCTCGGCGGCCCCATCGGTGTCTACGAGACGGACGCCTACCCGTTTCTCACCGCCGAGAAGGACGCGATCGCCGCCAGGCTCGAAGCCCGGCGCCCGACCGTCGGCGTCTGCCTGGGCGCCCAACTGATGGCAGCCGCACTCGGCGCCCCCGTGACATCAACCGGACGCAAAGAGATCGGCTACGCGCCACTACAGCTCACCGCCGCTGGTCTCGATTCCCCACTGGCAGCACTTGCCGGGAGGCCGGTATTGCATTGGCACGGCGACGAATTCGCGATCCCCGAAGGCGCCGTGCGGCTGGCCGAAACTCCAGGTTTCCCGAATCAGGCATTCGCTTTGGACGACTACGCACTCGGACTGCAGTTTCACATCGAAGCCGACTACCGCCGCATTGAGCAGTGGCTGATCGGGCATGCCAACGAGCTCGCGAGTTCGGGCATAGATCCACGCCAGATCCGTGCCGATGCGGCGAACTTTGGTCCTGAACTGGCGCAGGCCGCAACCCAAGTGATCAATACCTGGCTTGGTGAATCCGCACGAGGCTAA